Proteins encoded within one genomic window of Nordella sp. HKS 07:
- the choX gene encoding choline ABC transporter substrate-binding protein — MAEAAAAGDAESCKKVRFSDVGWTDIQATTGVANVLLQALGYEPEVQVLSVPVTYQALKNKDIDVFLGNWMPSMAADVKPFTDDGSVETIAQNLEGAGYGLVVPTYVADAGVKSLKDVGPNKDKFDSKIYGIEPGNDGNRIVLGMIDNKANGLDGFELVESSEAGMLSQAEKSMKNNEWIVFLGWTPHPIMGEMKITYLDGMGDSGFGAATVHTNVRKGYVAECPNVGKFISNLKFNLSMENHLMDVILKGTDANTAATDWLKANPDAAKPWLEGVTTFDGSDAAAAVKEKLGS, encoded by the coding sequence ATGGCGGAAGCCGCTGCCGCCGGCGATGCCGAGAGCTGCAAGAAGGTGCGTTTCTCCGATGTCGGCTGGACCGATATCCAGGCGACCACCGGCGTCGCCAACGTTCTCCTCCAGGCGCTCGGCTATGAGCCGGAAGTGCAGGTGCTCTCGGTGCCGGTGACCTACCAGGCGCTGAAGAACAAGGACATCGATGTATTTCTCGGCAACTGGATGCCGAGCATGGCCGCCGATGTGAAGCCCTTCACCGATGACGGCTCGGTCGAGACCATCGCGCAGAATCTCGAGGGCGCAGGCTACGGTCTGGTCGTGCCGACCTATGTCGCCGATGCCGGCGTGAAGAGCCTCAAGGACGTTGGACCGAACAAGGACAAGTTCGACAGCAAGATTTACGGCATCGAGCCCGGCAATGATGGCAACCGCATTGTGCTCGGCATGATCGACAACAAGGCTAACGGGCTCGACGGCTTTGAGCTGGTCGAATCCTCGGAAGCCGGCATGTTGTCCCAGGCCGAGAAATCGATGAAGAACAACGAATGGATCGTCTTCCTCGGCTGGACGCCGCATCCGATCATGGGCGAGATGAAGATCACCTATCTCGACGGCATGGGTGATTCAGGCTTCGGCGCGGCGACTGTCCACACCAATGTGCGTAAAGGTTATGTCGCCGAATGCCCGAATGTCGGCAAGTTCATCAGCAATCTCAAATTCAACCTGTCCATGGAGAACCATCTCATGGACGTGATCCTGAAGGGCACCGACGCCAACACCGCCGCGACCGACTGGCTGAAGGCCAATCCCGATGCCGCGAAGCCGTGGCTGGAAGGCGTCACGACCTTCGACGGCAGTGATGCCGCGGCGGCGGTCAAGGAGAAGCTCGGCAGTTGA
- a CDS encoding DMT family transporter, producing MPQHLQGYIYLTLAMATVGSTVIASKIAGSGLPPFTATALRLAMALPFFVILMRMTASPWPRPSGRDGVLLLLQATSGSVLYTALLISGLTYTSAANAGVIIGTLPVVSAAIAIIILGERPRPAVLFAIALAAAGVFAVAFEPGAGETSSLIGNVLIFAAILCEGLFILLNKRLRVPIEPLAQSTLMTGLGLAVALVPSVLEMPWTASPTPSSFWAVVYYAIVPTVGGYLLWYAGLARVAGAEAALFTAMAPVSAVLLAFLVLGETVSLHQLIGIGAVLLAVISLGFAQAKAS from the coding sequence ATGCCGCAACACCTTCAAGGTTATATTTATCTGACCCTCGCCATGGCGACGGTCGGCAGCACGGTGATCGCCAGCAAGATCGCCGGCAGCGGCCTGCCGCCTTTCACCGCGACGGCGCTGCGCCTGGCCATGGCGTTGCCTTTCTTCGTCATTCTCATGCGCATGACCGCGAGCCCCTGGCCGCGTCCAAGCGGTCGCGACGGCGTGCTCCTGCTCCTGCAGGCGACCTCGGGCAGCGTGCTCTATACCGCCTTGCTGATCTCAGGCCTGACCTACACCTCCGCCGCCAATGCCGGCGTCATCATCGGCACCTTGCCGGTCGTCTCGGCGGCGATCGCCATTATCATTCTGGGCGAGCGGCCGCGCCCGGCCGTGCTCTTCGCCATCGCTTTGGCCGCGGCGGGCGTCTTCGCCGTCGCCTTCGAGCCGGGTGCGGGAGAGACGTCCTCGCTCATCGGCAATGTGCTGATCTTCGCGGCCATTCTCTGTGAAGGCCTGTTCATCCTGCTGAACAAGCGGCTGCGCGTGCCGATCGAGCCTTTGGCGCAATCGACGCTGATGACCGGCCTTGGCCTTGCGGTGGCCCTGGTGCCGTCGGTGCTGGAAATGCCATGGACGGCGTCCCCGACCCCGTCATCGTTCTGGGCGGTGGTCTATTACGCCATCGTGCCGACGGTCGGCGGCTATTTGCTCTGGTATGCGGGCCTTGCCCGTGTCGCCGGCGCGGAGGCGGCCCTTTTTACCGCCATGGCGCCGGTCTCGGCAGTGCTCCTCGCTTTCCTCGTGCTGGGGGAGACGGTGAGCCTCCATCAGCTCATCGGTATCGGCGCGGTGCTGCTCGCCGTCATCAGCCTGGGTTTCGCTCAGGCGAAAGCCAGCTGA
- a CDS encoding Gfo/Idh/MocA family protein, producing the protein MKPVKWGIISTANIGVAKVIPGMLKSKEIDIVAISSRDQKTADKWAKKLGIARAYGSYEAMLADPEIEAVYNPLPNHLHVPLTLAAAKAGKHVLCEKPIAITAKEAGKLKKARKGLYIAEAFMVRHALQWQEVRKRVAKGEIGTPRLIQVFFSYYLDDPKNVRNDAKIGGGGLLDIGCYPITVARYVFDAEPKRVTAVFDRDPEFKIDRTASGLADFGKGRQLSFAISTQTAPFQRVQIAGTKGRIEVEIPFNAPPDKPNRYFVQGMVMNEGKTHELPVSDQYQLQAEAFNRVIRGQEKADYGVKDAIQNMKILDAFFRAEKSRKWEKV; encoded by the coding sequence ATGAAACCAGTCAAGTGGGGCATCATCTCGACCGCGAATATCGGCGTGGCGAAGGTCATTCCCGGTATGCTGAAGAGCAAGGAGATCGACATCGTGGCGATCTCGTCCCGCGACCAGAAGACGGCGGACAAATGGGCGAAGAAGCTCGGCATTGCGCGCGCCTATGGCTCCTATGAGGCGATGCTCGCCGATCCCGAGATCGAGGCGGTCTACAACCCCCTTCCCAATCATCTGCATGTGCCCTTGACGCTTGCCGCCGCCAAGGCCGGCAAGCATGTGCTGTGCGAGAAGCCGATCGCCATCACCGCCAAGGAGGCCGGGAAGCTCAAGAAGGCGCGCAAGGGACTCTACATCGCCGAGGCCTTCATGGTGCGCCATGCGCTGCAATGGCAGGAGGTGCGCAAGCGCGTGGCGAAGGGCGAGATCGGCACGCCGCGCCTCATCCAGGTGTTCTTCTCCTATTATCTCGACGATCCCAAGAATGTGCGCAACGACGCCAAGATCGGCGGCGGTGGACTTCTCGATATCGGCTGCTATCCGATCACGGTCGCGCGTTATGTCTTCGACGCCGAGCCCAAGAGGGTGACGGCGGTGTTCGACCGCGACCCCGAGTTCAAGATCGACCGTACGGCGAGCGGGCTTGCCGATTTCGGCAAGGGGCGGCAGCTATCCTTCGCGATTTCCACCCAGACAGCGCCGTTCCAGCGCGTGCAGATCGCCGGCACGAAAGGCCGCATCGAGGTCGAGATCCCCTTCAACGCCCCGCCCGACAAGCCCAACCGCTATTTCGTGCAAGGCATGGTGATGAATGAAGGAAAGACGCACGAATTGCCGGTAAGCGATCAGTATCAATTGCAGGCGGAAGCCTTCAACCGCGTCATCCGCGGACAGGAGAAGGCGGATTATGGCGTCAAGGACGCGATCCAGAACATGAAGATCCTCGATGCCTTCTTCCGCGCGGAAAAAAGCCGCAAGTGGGAGAAGGTGTGA
- the choV gene encoding choline ABC transporter ATP-binding protein — MTSAVEFKNVDIVFGERAAEGLKLLDQGASRSEILEKTGAVLGCAGASLAVKEGEISVLMGLSGSGKSTLLRAVNGLNKVSRGEVIVNDDGKPVDVVTCSPETLRRLRQHRVAMVFQQFGLLPWRTVAENVGFGLELAGMADGERAERVNKQLKLVGLDQWSKKYGHELSGGMQQRVGLARAFATEAPILLMDEPFSALDPLIRTKLQDELLSLQSKLKKTIIFVSHDLEEALKLGNRISILEGGRIVQTGRPEDIVLRPANDYVREFIANVNPLSVLTAYNVMRDARDLENAGEGWIWLDRRRTTRFKIGADRKVVAAERDKKAATWVACSEAEKPVDPAARPVFWATPGTPLRTVMLAMHRAETAPVALFDEAERFVGAIGVRDVLQAVLRRQPD; from the coding sequence ATGACCAGCGCCGTCGAATTCAAGAATGTCGACATCGTCTTCGGCGAACGCGCGGCCGAGGGGCTGAAGCTTCTCGATCAGGGCGCCTCGCGCTCGGAGATCCTGGAGAAGACCGGCGCGGTGCTCGGCTGTGCCGGCGCCAGTCTAGCGGTGAAGGAAGGCGAGATCAGCGTGCTCATGGGGCTGTCGGGGTCCGGCAAATCCACCTTACTGCGCGCCGTCAATGGCCTCAACAAAGTGTCGCGCGGCGAGGTCATCGTCAATGACGACGGCAAGCCCGTCGATGTCGTCACCTGCTCGCCGGAGACTTTGCGGCGCCTGCGCCAGCATCGCGTCGCCATGGTGTTCCAGCAATTCGGTCTGCTACCGTGGCGCACCGTCGCCGAGAATGTCGGCTTCGGATTGGAGCTCGCCGGCATGGCGGACGGCGAGCGCGCCGAGCGCGTCAACAAGCAACTGAAGCTTGTCGGTCTCGATCAGTGGTCAAAGAAATACGGCCATGAATTGTCTGGCGGCATGCAGCAGCGCGTCGGTCTGGCGCGCGCTTTCGCCACCGAGGCGCCGATCCTGCTCATGGACGAGCCCTTCTCGGCCTTGGATCCGCTGATCCGCACCAAGCTGCAGGACGAATTGCTGTCGCTGCAGTCGAAGCTCAAGAAGACCATCATCTTCGTCAGCCACGATCTCGAGGAGGCGCTGAAGCTCGGCAACCGCATCTCGATCCTGGAGGGCGGGCGTATCGTGCAGACCGGCCGCCCTGAGGACATCGTGCTCAGGCCTGCCAACGACTATGTGCGCGAGTTCATCGCCAATGTGAATCCCTTGAGCGTGCTCACCGCCTATAATGTGATGCGCGACGCGCGCGATCTCGAGAATGCGGGCGAGGGCTGGATCTGGCTCGACCGCCGCCGCACCACGCGTTTCAAGATCGGCGCCGACCGCAAGGTCGTCGCCGCCGAGCGCGACAAGAAGGCGGCCACCTGGGTGGCCTGTTCCGAGGCCGAGAAGCCGGTCGATCCCGCCGCGCGGCCGGTCTTCTGGGCGACGCCCGGCACGCCTCTGCGCACCGTGATGCTGGCCATGCATCGCGCCGAGACGGCGCCGGTTGCCCTTTTCGATGAGGCTGAGCGCTTCGTCGGCGCCATCGGCGTGCGCGACGTGCTGCAGGCGGTGCTGCGCCGCCAGCCGGATTGA
- the choW gene encoding choline ABC transporter permease subunit: MDPVTQLITAWKIPIGAWGKAFFGFLTSNFEWFFDGIARGFTVVLEGLIGLVLMVPPIFVVLLVALLAWYLQRSVKLAIAVALGLLLIINLGFWKETIETLALVISAAGVSMAIGVPLGIAAAHRPWLFRVLRPVLDLMQTMPTFVYLIPVLVLFGLGMAPGLIATVIFAIPAPVRLTHLGITSVPKQLIEAGEAFGATKRQLLWKVELPAALPTIMAGLTQCIMLSLSMVVIAALVGANGLGKPVVRALNSVNIPLGLEAGIAIVVLAIILDRVCRVGERKAV, from the coding sequence GTGGATCCAGTCACGCAACTCATTACCGCCTGGAAGATTCCGATCGGAGCCTGGGGCAAGGCGTTCTTCGGCTTCCTGACCAGCAATTTCGAGTGGTTCTTCGACGGCATCGCGCGGGGCTTCACTGTCGTGCTCGAAGGCTTGATCGGCCTTGTGCTCATGGTGCCGCCGATTTTCGTTGTCCTCCTTGTCGCTCTTCTTGCCTGGTATCTGCAGCGCTCGGTCAAGCTCGCCATCGCTGTGGCGCTTGGGCTCCTTCTCATCATCAATCTGGGCTTCTGGAAGGAAACGATCGAGACCCTGGCGCTGGTCATTTCCGCCGCCGGAGTGTCCATGGCGATCGGCGTGCCGCTCGGCATCGCCGCGGCGCACCGCCCGTGGCTGTTCAGGGTCCTCAGGCCCGTCCTTGACCTCATGCAGACCATGCCCACCTTTGTCTATCTGATCCCGGTGCTGGTGCTGTTCGGCCTTGGTATGGCGCCGGGCCTCATTGCCACGGTGATCTTCGCCATTCCCGCCCCTGTCCGCCTCACCCATCTCGGCATCACCTCGGTGCCGAAGCAGCTCATCGAGGCGGGTGAGGCCTTCGGGGCCACCAAGCGGCAGTTGCTGTGGAAGGTGGAGCTGCCGGCGGCCCTGCCCACCATCATGGCGGGCCTGACCCAATGCATCATGCTGTCGCTCTCCATGGTAGTCATCGCGGCTCTCGTCGGCGCCAACGGCCTCGGCAAGCCGGTGGTGCGCGCTTTGAACTCGGTCAACATCCCGCTCGGTCTCGAAGCCGGCATTGCCATCGTAGTGCTCGCCATCATTCTCGACCGCGTCTGCCGCGTCGGTGAAAGGAAAGCCGTATGA
- the betI gene encoding transcriptional regulator BetI, which translates to MPKRGMKPIRRQQLIDAAIASIHEHGFSSATVARIARKAGVSTGIVHHYFTDKTDLLAATMRAMLDVLRREAVERMRSAKTPTDRIYAIIHASYGDAQFAEEVFSAWLALYGNARESEKLQRILRIYHRRLHSNLVHSLIPLIGRERAPDVALGIGALIDGLWLRYALTGRPVDAEVPRAMTRAYADAMIAA; encoded by the coding sequence ATGCCAAAGAGGGGAATGAAACCGATCCGGCGCCAGCAGCTGATCGATGCGGCCATCGCGTCGATCCATGAGCACGGTTTTTCGAGCGCCACGGTGGCGCGCATCGCCCGCAAGGCCGGTGTCTCGACCGGTATCGTGCATCATTATTTCACCGACAAAACCGACCTGCTCGCCGCCACCATGCGGGCGATGCTTGATGTGCTGCGGCGCGAGGCGGTGGAGCGCATGCGTTCGGCCAAGACGCCGACCGATCGGATTTATGCGATCATCCACGCCTCCTACGGCGATGCGCAATTCGCCGAGGAAGTGTTCAGCGCCTGGCTGGCGCTTTATGGCAATGCGCGCGAGTCGGAAAAGCTGCAGCGCATCCTGCGTATCTATCATAGAAGGCTGCACAGCAATCTCGTCCACAGTCTCATCCCGCTCATCGGGCGCGAGCGCGCGCCGGATGTAGCACTTGGCATCGGCGCGCTCATCGACGGCCTGTGGCTGCGCTATGCCTTGACCGGCCGCCCCGTCGATGCCGAAGTGCCGCGCGCCATGACCCGCGCCTATGCCGATGCGATGATCGCCGCATAA
- a CDS encoding TetR/AcrR family transcriptional regulator, translating into MSRRAKTLAQKLSNADRRAQLLETAQAIVREQGTDALTLGALAERAGVSKPIAYRHFETRSGLMIALYKEINERQSIALDDALKNTPARLPDVAQVIARSFMDCVIAVGPEFHAIAAAQKGDAQMNAYQRELIEHYALSFCAVLTPLTSLPKETVRRRAFGIVGAADALSVEMMRGAISKDEAAADLAQLIVSWLSPERNPG; encoded by the coding sequence CTGTCAAGGAGGGCAAAGACCCTGGCGCAAAAATTATCCAATGCCGACCGGCGGGCGCAGCTGCTCGAGACCGCGCAGGCAATCGTGCGCGAACAGGGCACCGATGCCCTGACGCTGGGCGCCCTTGCTGAGCGCGCCGGGGTCAGCAAGCCCATCGCCTATCGCCATTTCGAGACGCGCTCCGGCCTGATGATCGCACTCTACAAAGAGATCAATGAACGCCAGAGCATCGCCCTCGATGACGCGCTCAAGAACACGCCGGCGCGATTGCCCGATGTCGCGCAGGTGATCGCCAGATCTTTCATGGACTGCGTCATCGCGGTCGGACCGGAATTCCATGCCATCGCCGCCGCCCAGAAGGGTGATGCGCAAATGAACGCCTATCAGCGCGAGCTCATCGAGCACTACGCCCTCTCCTTTTGCGCGGTGCTGACGCCCTTGACGTCGCTGCCTAAGGAAACGGTGCGGCGGCGCGCTTTCGGTATCGTCGGTGCCGCGGATGCCCTGTCTGTCGAGATGATGCGCGGCGCCATCAGCAAGGACGAAGCGGCGGCCGATCTCGCCCAGTTGATCGTCAGCTGGCTTTCGCCTGAGCGAAACCCAGGCTGA